From a single Parambassis ranga chromosome 2, fParRan2.1, whole genome shotgun sequence genomic region:
- the ints8 gene encoding integrator complex subunit 8, whose product MSAEAADRVAAVAGSRPSTPLQTSWFEFLLDGSLLEKHLQKSNPDPTPVQLIIQFLEQASKPSVNEQNQVQPPADNRRNRTLKLLALKVAAHMKWDLDLLEKGLTIPVLNMLLNELLCVSKVPPGVKHVDLDLSTLPPTTAMAVIIYNRWAIRTIVLSSFPEKQTKPGPHQMNMINIVQQEKEMTENILTVLKEQAADSISVLEGALRLKKDFYVHTLRTLDLLTADAAANGETESSTAGLCISADELHCQVHYDLGAIFFHQGCTDQSAYEKARDHFRQTKELLKKLDLTVHVHLDEKRLAGYWNACKAMTGDCDPGDPQMTPYDQINSLIRAHNYQAVIEAFIKDNVIRSLPNHFRRSVHREFLYKVQQGESGLDEVCHKLCVCNAVRDALEGEVLSVRFQQLLLKPSKRMVDFILEVCTRSLEKDRPSETPRRNMANFMKTLCESLEDLSLVFVVSSHKLFMELLKEEERKVLVEQMRKRSATINLSAKPLPSFYDIPASASVNIGQLEQQLILLLEPRRIRQILIELHGIAERPFWRVNSKWEVPPDYINVILGIKDNLTKDLVYILMAKGLHCILIKDFFHARQLFSACLELVTEFSPKLRQVMLNEMLLLEVRAHETMAAEGSKERPPPDLVSRVRGYLEMRIHDLPLRQVVGEECVAFMLNWRENDYLTLQVPPSLVMNNPYIKLGQLLASTCKELPGPKESRRTAKELWDVVVQICSVSIQHKRNSDGRVGLIKQRESSMGILHRSKFITFIKKLREPLVLTTLISLFVRLHSIVRDDIVNEVTAEHLSIWPSSLPNIQAVDVEAVAVTVKELVTYALTLNPNNQSWLITQADIYFVTNQYSAALNLYLQAGAVCSDFFTKAVPPDIYTDQVLKRMIKCCSMMNCHTQVAVLCQFLREVDYMTAFKALQEQSSHDAMDSFYDYIWDVTILEYLTHIHHKRGEAEKRQIAIKAIGQAELNTSNPEEVLQLAAQKRKKKFLQAMAKLYF is encoded by the exons ATGAGTGCTGAAGCAGCGGACCGGGTGGCCGCGGTGGCCGGCAGCCGGCCCAGCACGCCTCTGCAGACCTCCTGGTTTGAGTTTCTCCTGGATGGCAGCCTGCTGGAGAAACACCTGCAGAAATCAAACCCAG ACCCGACCCCAGTTCAGCTGATCATCCAGTTTCTGGAGCAGGCATCTAAGCCGTCTGTAAATGAGCAGAATCAGGTGCAGCCTCCAGCAGACAACCGCAGGAACCGCACCCTAAAGCTGCTGGCACTGAAAGTGGCTGCACACATGAAGTGGGATCTAGATTTACTCGAGAAAGG GCTGACAATCCCAGTGTTAAATATGTTACTGAATGAACTCCTGTGCGTGAGCAAAGTGCCACCAGGAGTGAAACACGTGGACTTGGACCTGTCCACTCTGCCTCCTACCACCGCCATGGCTGTCATCATCTACAACAGATG GGCCATCAGAACCATCGTGCTGAGCAGCTTTCCAGAGAAACAAACCAAACCCGGACCTCACCAGatgaacat GATAAATATCGTGCAGCAGGAGAAAGAAATGACTGAAAACATCCTCACTGTG CTGAAAGAGCAGGCAGCCGACTCCATCAGCGTCCTGGAAGGAGCGCTGCGGCTGAAGAAAGACTTCTAtgttcacacactgaggactCTAGACCTGCTGACCGCAGATGCCGCCGCTAATGGAGAAACGGAGTCATCGACCGCGGGGCTTTGCATCAGTGCTGAcgagctgcactgtcag GTGCATTATGATCTGGGAGCTATTTTCTTCCATCAAGGCTGCACAGACCAGTCGGCCTATGAGAAAGCCCGGGATCACTTCAGACAGACAAAGGAACTCTTAAAGAAG CTGGACTTGACTGTCCACGTTCACCTGGATGAGAAGCGCCTCGCTGGGTACTGGAACGCCTGTAAAGCTATGACCGGAGACTGTGACCCCGGCGACCCTCAGATGACCCCCTATGACCAAATCAACAGCCTGATCCGGGCACACAACTACCAG gcCGTCATCGAAGCCTTCATCAAAGACAACGTAATCCGCAGTCTGCCGAACCACTTCAGACGCTCTGTTCACCGGGAATTCCTGTATAAAGTCCAGCAAGG ggaGTCCGGCCTGGATGAGGTCTGTcacaagctgtgtgtttgtaatgcCGTCCGAGATGCTCTGGAAGGAGAAGTGCTCAGTGTGCGtttccagcagctgcttctcaAGCCCAGCAAACGAATGGTGGACTTTATTTTAGAG GTTTGCACACGTTCGCTGGAAAAGGACCGTCCGTCTGAGACACCCAGAAGAAACATGGCGAATTTCATGAA GACTCTCTGTGAAAGCCTGGAGGATCTGTCCCTTGTGTTCGTGGTGTCGTCTCATAAGCTCTTCAtggagctgctgaaggaggaggagaggaaggtcCTCGTGGAGCAGATGAGGAAGAGGTCGGCCACCATCAACCTCAGCGCCAAACCTCTGCCTTCCTTCTACGACATTCCAG CTTCAGCTAGCGTGAACATCgggcagctggagcagcagctcatCCTCTTGCTGGAGCCTCGCAGGATCCGGCAGATTCTCATTGAACTGCACGGGATAGCAGAGCGACCCTTCTGGAGGGTGAACAgcaag TGGGAGGTTCCTCCTGACTACATCAACGTCATACTGGGCATCAAAGACAACCTGACCAAGGACCTGGTGTACATCCTCATGGCCAAAGGACTCCACTGCATTTTAATAAAG GACTTTTTTCACGCTCGTCAGCTTTTCTCCGCCTGCCTGGAGCTGGTCACAGAGTTCTCCCCGAAGCTGCGGCAGGTGATGCTGAatgagatgctgctgctggaggtgcgcGCTCACGAGACTATGGCAGCCGAGGGCAGCAAGGAGCGTCCGCCTCCCGACCTGGTCAGCAGGGTCAGAGGTTACCTGGAGATGAGGATTCACG ATCTGCCCCTGCGCCAGGTGGTAGGAGAGGAGTGCGTGGCCTTCATGTTAAACTGGAGGGAGAACGACTACCTGACCCTGCAGGTGCCGCCATCTCTGGTCATGAACAACCCGTACATCAAG CTCGGGCAGCTCCTGGCTTCCACATGCAAAGAGCTCCCAGGTCCTAAAGAGAGCCGACGCACCGCCAAGGAGCTGTGGGACGTGGTGGTTCAGATCTGCAGCGTCTCCATCCAGCACAAGAGGAACAGTGATGGCCGAGTCGGCCTGATTAAACAGAGGGAGTCCTCAATGGGCATCCTGCACCg GAGCAAATTCATCACGTTCATCAAGAAACTCAGA GAGCCGTTAGTGCTGACAACTCTCATCTCACTGTTTGTGAGACTACACAGCATCGTGCGG gATGACATTGTGAATGAAGTGACAGCAGAACACCTCTCCATCTGGCCGTCTTCTCTCCCCAA CATCCAGGCGGTGGATGTGGAAGCAGTGGCAGTAACGGTGAAGGAGCTGGTGACCTACGCTCTCACTCTGAACCCAAACAACCAGTCGTGGCTCATCACACAGGCTGACATCTACTTTG TGACAAATCAGTACTCTGCTGCCCTGAACCTTTACCTCCAGGCTGGAGCCGTGTGCTCAGACTTCTTCACCAAAGCTGTTCCACCTGACATCTACACAGACCAG GTCCTGAAGAGGATGATCAAGTGCTGTTCGATGATGAACTgccacacacag GTTGCTGTTCTGTGTCAGTTTCTGAGAGAAGTCGACTACATGACGGCCTTCAAAGCTCTTCAGGAGCAGAGCAG TCATGATGCCATGGACTCATTCTACGACTACATCTGGGACGTCACCATCCTGGAATATCTCACAC ATATTCACCATAAACGAGGCGAGGCTGAGAAGAGACAGATAGCT ATAAAAGCGATCGGACAGGCGGAGCTAAACACCAGTAACCCAGAGGAGGTGCTGCAGCTGGCtgcacagaaaagaaagaagaaattcCTGCAGGCGATGGCCAAACTGTACTTTTAG
- the LOC114432207 gene encoding G1/S-specific cyclin-E2-like: MKAATDMTGRSGRLPKRSENGQKSNGTKQSNRKKIQPLAKLHCEENQTVLEGVTKPCILIETPEKGVAMDCDEPAHPPTDPLVSPLHHFGCRSFEDVWVKMVDKEQNHRHSKSFLQNHPNLEPGMRSILLDWLIEVSEAFTLHRQTFYLAQNYFDRFMLTQNNIEKSILQLIGITCLFIASKMEEACPPKVSQMAYVTAGTYYEEEILQMELIVLKTLQWNLCSKTALSWLNVYFHMASMNATSDLLEPPHFPQEAYVVMTRLLDLCTLNIDSLDFQHRVLAASVLCHFIQQETIEKLSGLSKDVIQPCVSWMSPFVETVSRLGSVTLREFAKEVKKEEKHNIQTHADYMTMLETAAQMANSQFLSPPNSKENICTFSSVLLL, encoded by the exons ATGAAAGCAGCCACAGATATGACAGGACGCAG TGGCCGCCTGCCAAAAAGATCTGAAAATGGGCAGAAAAGCAACGGTACAAAG CAGAGCAACAGGAAAAAGATTCAGCCCCTGGCGAAGCTGCACTGTGAGGAG AACCAGACGGTACTGGAAGGCGTCACTAAGCCCTGTATCCTCATCGAGACCCCTGAGAAGGGAGTCGCCATGGACTGTGACGAGCCCGCCCATCCTCCCACAGACCCCTTGGTGTCACCGCTGCATCACTTTGG GTGTAGATCATTTGAGGACGTTTGGGTAAAGATGGTTGATAAGGAGCAGAATCACAGACACAGCAAGAGCTTTCTGCAGAATCACCCCAACCTAGAGCCTGGAATGAGGTCAATCCTCCTCGACTGGCTGATCGAG GTGAGTGAGGCCTTCACTCTTCACCGGCAGACGTTCTACCTGGCACAGAATTACTTTGACCGCTTCATGTTGACTCAGAACAACATTGAAAAGAGCATTCTGCAGCTCATTGGGATCACCTGTCTGTTCATTGCATCAAAGATGGAG GAAGCTTGTCCTCCGAAGGTCTCTCAGATGGCGTATGTGACAGCAGGGACCTACTATGAAGAAGAGATCCTTCAGATGGAGTTAATCGTTTTGAAG ACGTTGCAGTGGAACCTTTGTTCCAAAACAGCGCTGTCCTGGCTGAATGTTTACTTCCACATGGCATCAATGAACGCCACCTCTGACCTGCTGGAGCCGCCACATTTTCCACAGGAGGCTTACGTAGTAATGACACGT CTTTTAGATCTGTGCACCCTCAACATAGACTCCCTGGACTTCCAGCATCGAGTGTTGGCCGCCTCAGTCCTGTGTCACTTCATACAGCAGGAGACTATTGAAAAGCTTTCAG GTCTGTCCAAAGACGTCATCCAGCCTTGTGTCAGCTGGATGAGTCCTTTTGTGGAAACGGTCAGTCGCTTAGGCAGCGTGACACTGAGGGAGTTTGCTAAAGaagtaaagaaagaagaaaaacacaacatccaGACACACGCAGACTACATGACCATGCTG gAGACTGCAGCTCAAATGGCGAACAGTCAGTTTCTCTCTCCTCCAAACAGCAAAGAGAACATCTGCACGTTCTCCAGCGTTCTTCTGTTGTAA